DNA from Aggregatimonas sangjinii:
CTAACGCAAAATAGCGAAGTTGGCCGTCCAAAGGCAGGGCCGATGATACGCTAACTGTTTTCTCCCGTTGATTTCAAAATTTATTACTCTACATTTGTAGAATTAAAATATTTATTCTACGTTTGTAGAGTAAATATTTTATACAATGCAATTATCAAAGTCTGAAGAAGAATTAATGAACATCCTCTGGAAGCAAAAAAAGGCTTTCATGAAAGACCTATTAGAGGCTTATCCTGAACCTAGACCGGCGACCACCACTGTTGCGACCTTGCTCAAGCGCATGACCGACAAGGGGTTTGTCGCCTACAAAAGCTTGGGGAGATTACGGGAATATTATCCCTTGGTCAAAAAGAAGGATTATTTCTCGAAACATGTAAACGGCCTCATTAAAAATTTTTTTAATGACAGCCCGGGGCAATTTGCCTCTTTCTTTACCCAAGAGACCGACCTAAGCAGAACCGAGCTCGAAGAATTAAGAAAGCTTATCGATAGTGAAATAAAAAAGAAATAATCATGCTGCTCTATATCTTAAAGTCCGTCGCCTGTATGGCCATTTTCTTTGTATTCTACAAAGTGTTCCTTGAGAAAGAAAGTGTACATGTTTTTAAAAGATTCTATTTGCTTTTGGCTGTGGGCGCAGCACTTCTGATTCCCGCAATTGTGTTCACCGATTATGTGGTCGTCGAACCCGTTCCCTACATAGAAACTCCACAGACCGTGGTTACGGACTACGATTATATCGGCATCCCCAGCGCATTCGAAAAAGATGTTCTAGATATTGAACCCGTGCTTTGGACCATATATTTCTTAGGGTTTACCTTTTTCGGTTTAAGGTTCATCCAAAACCTCAGGCAGGTTATCGCACGTATTCGCAAAAACCCCAAACAAAAATCCAGCAACTTCATTCAAGTGCTATTGCAAGAAAGTTTTCCGCCGCACACCTTTTTCCAGTATATATTTTTGAATAAGAAAGAACTAGAATCGAATGCTATCCCGAAAGAAGTCTTATTGCACGAAGAAACGCATGCAAGGCAAAGACACAGCTTAGATGTCGTATCTATCGAATTACTTCAGGTTATTTTCTGGTTCAATCCATTTGTATATGTCTTTAAAAAGGCCATTAAATTGAACCATGAATTTCTGGCAGATAGTGCCGTACTGCAAAAGGAAATCAACCCGACCACTTATCAAAATACCCTGTTATCGTACTTATCACCCGATAGCGAAAAGAAGTATCAGCCGTCGTTGGCCAATGCCATCAATTATTCATCGTATTCATCAATCAAAAAACGTTTTACCATCATGAAAACACGCACATCAAGAAAGTCAATCGGACTTAGAAGTATTTTGTTACTACCTCTTTTGGCCCTGTTGGTATATGGATTTTCCAACAGAGAGTCCGTTTATCAAGAGGCTACATCCGAAATATACGTTGAAACTCGTAGTGAATGTGAAGACCTAGAGCACCTGACCATACGCCTCTATGACAATAAACTGGACATAGAAGGGAAAACATTTGAAACCGGTATGGATTGGTTGACCTATTTAGATACCACATATGGTCCTAGTTCCGAAAATGACGAGGGAGCAAATATTCATTTCGCCCTTATAAATGAGGACAATTCCGAAAACAACATCAAAGGTCTTTTATCCGCCTTTAGTGGTGGGGTATGGCAGGTTCATGAAAGTCCTTCTGAAAAACAGCTACTGGAATACGATCGCCTTTCAAAAAAATACAACGCAATACCCATTGAAAAGCGCATTATCCCCTCAAAAGACTTGAAAATCTTGAAAACTATTTATAACAATATGACGGATATCCAAAAACAGGATGCGCAACCATTCCCAAATTGTCTACCGAAAAATAGCCAGCAAGGCGCCACCAAAAAGCAAATAAAAGAATACAACGCTTTGGCCAAAAAGTACAACCGACAGCTAAGCGAGGAAAAAAATATACGAATCTATAAGCCGGAAGTAGAGCGTTTGGAATACCTGTACGCACTAATGACCCAAGAACAAAAGGAAAATGCCGAAACTTTCCCGGATTTTCCAGAACCACCACCATCTCCAAAAGCCCCAAAGGCACCCAAAGTGAGCAAAGGAGAGCAAAGCGCTATTCCGCCACCGCCAAAAACACCCAAACCGACCGGCACACCCGATAAAAATGAAAAAGAATTCGCTGAAGAGGCTGTTGATGAAATCATTGCAAATCAGGATCCTTATGACTTTGTCACAGTTCCCGTGGCTACTTCGTATTCCTCGAACTCTACCCTGAATTATCGTGGTAGCGAAGCAATACAGCACAATAGCGCGATGCAAAAAATCGACGAGAGACAAGAATTAAATGAGCATCATTTTATCCCTAAGCCCAGCGATCCACCCGCTCCAAAATCCCCGTTAGACCATGTCGTTGAAATGGCAAAAAAGGGTGCCGTTTTCTACTACGAAGGCAACAAAATATCGTCTGACGAGGCCATCTCCATTTTAAAGAAAAACAAAAGTATCAATATTGAGACTAGGGGTTCAAATGGAAATAAACCTGTCGTGAAGCTGTCTACAGCACCCATCACCATAGACTGATGAATTAAACGTCATTACAAGCCACTTCTTGGGGCAAAGTAATCTGTTTCCGTGGTACAAATTGTCAAGAGATAGCTTCATCGGGCTTGAGATAGAAACTACGTTCAATTTTAAGTTTGCTTCCTCGCAAAGACGTC
Protein-coding regions in this window:
- a CDS encoding BlaI/MecI/CopY family transcriptional regulator, which encodes MQLSKSEEELMNILWKQKKAFMKDLLEAYPEPRPATTTVATLLKRMTDKGFVAYKSLGRLREYYPLVKKKDYFSKHVNGLIKNFFNDSPGQFASFFTQETDLSRTELEELRKLIDSEIKKK
- a CDS encoding M56 family metallopeptidase; the encoded protein is MLLYILKSVACMAIFFVFYKVFLEKESVHVFKRFYLLLAVGAALLIPAIVFTDYVVVEPVPYIETPQTVVTDYDYIGIPSAFEKDVLDIEPVLWTIYFLGFTFFGLRFIQNLRQVIARIRKNPKQKSSNFIQVLLQESFPPHTFFQYIFLNKKELESNAIPKEVLLHEETHARQRHSLDVVSIELLQVIFWFNPFVYVFKKAIKLNHEFLADSAVLQKEINPTTYQNTLLSYLSPDSEKKYQPSLANAINYSSYSSIKKRFTIMKTRTSRKSIGLRSILLLPLLALLVYGFSNRESVYQEATSEIYVETRSECEDLEHLTIRLYDNKLDIEGKTFETGMDWLTYLDTTYGPSSENDEGANIHFALINEDNSENNIKGLLSAFSGGVWQVHESPSEKQLLEYDRLSKKYNAIPIEKRIIPSKDLKILKTIYNNMTDIQKQDAQPFPNCLPKNSQQGATKKQIKEYNALAKKYNRQLSEEKNIRIYKPEVERLEYLYALMTQEQKENAETFPDFPEPPPSPKAPKAPKVSKGEQSAIPPPPKTPKPTGTPDKNEKEFAEEAVDEIIANQDPYDFVTVPVATSYSSNSTLNYRGSEAIQHNSAMQKIDERQELNEHHFIPKPSDPPAPKSPLDHVVEMAKKGAVFYYEGNKISSDEAISILKKNKSINIETRGSNGNKPVVKLSTAPITID